Proteins found in one Lutimonas zeaxanthinifaciens genomic segment:
- the lipB gene encoding lipoyl(octanoyl) transferase LipB, which yields MNQVVFKDLGIKDYKEAWDFQNELFQGIIDIKLANRGRDIEQETPNYFLFTEHPPVYTLGKSGDLSNLLLNQQQLEQKGISFFKSNRGGDITFHGPQQIVGYPILNLESFKPDIRWYMRSLEEVIIRTIAHYGLKGVRSEGETGVWLDVGTPFARKICALGVRTSRWVTMHGFALNVNTNLGYFDHIIPCGIRGKAVTSIEAELNRKIPLEEVKSLILENFEAVFEAELTREVKK from the coding sequence ATGAATCAAGTTGTTTTTAAAGACCTCGGCATTAAAGATTATAAAGAGGCATGGGATTTTCAAAATGAACTGTTCCAGGGAATTATCGACATTAAACTTGCCAACAGAGGCCGGGATATCGAGCAGGAGACCCCTAATTATTTTTTATTTACCGAGCATCCGCCAGTCTATACTTTAGGAAAAAGCGGAGATCTTTCCAACCTGCTTTTAAACCAGCAACAACTTGAGCAAAAAGGCATCTCTTTTTTTAAATCGAACCGAGGTGGTGACATCACCTTTCATGGCCCCCAGCAAATCGTAGGGTATCCCATATTGAACCTGGAATCCTTTAAGCCCGATATCAGATGGTATATGAGGAGTTTGGAAGAGGTAATCATACGTACAATTGCCCATTATGGCTTAAAGGGTGTTCGCAGCGAAGGGGAGACAGGAGTATGGCTCGATGTCGGTACTCCTTTTGCCAGAAAGATCTGCGCATTGGGTGTCAGGACTTCAAGATGGGTAACTATGCACGGGTTTGCGTTGAATGTCAATACAAACCTGGGATATTTTGATCATATTATTCCTTGTGGAATACGAGGTAAAGCCGTTACCTCGATCGAAGCCGAGCTCAACAGAAAAATTCCGCTGGAAGAGGTTAAAAGCCTGATCTTAGAAAATTTTGAAGCTGTTTTTG